GTTTGCGCCCACGACGGGAGAGAGATCGTGTGGCAGAGATCCTGGCGCATCCTCTTGATACACTCTAGACACGCTAACACCTCCTATCGCCATCATAACCGCACCCGTGATCTCGATAGTCATACCGGTCCTGAACGGAGGAGACAAATTCCGTCATTGTCTTGAGGCCGTTTCAGCGGCCGACCCGCCCGCTTTAGAAATCGTCGTCGTCAATGATGGCGGCACGGAGGATCTGGCGTTCGTTCAGACAGAGTTCGGTGGTCGAGTCGTCAATCTTGAGCGAACAGGCGGTCCCGCAGGCGCACGGAACAGAGGCGTCCGCGAGACGACGGGCGATGTACTCCTGTTCATCGATGCGGACGTGATCGTGAAGCCTGACATCATCCGCCAGGTAAGCGCCGTCTTTGAGCAAGAGCCGGACGTGTCGGCCGTTTTCGGCTCGTACGACGACCAGCCACTTGAAACCAATTTCCTCTCGCAATACCGCAATCTTCTTCATCACTTTGTTCACCAGAATGGTAAACCTGAAGCGTCCACATTTTGGGGAGCCTGCGGGGCAATCAGACGGGAAGACTTTGAAGCCGTGGGGGGATTTGATGAGGCCCGCTACCCACTCCCTTCGATCGAGGACGTGGATCTGGGCTATCGACTCAAGAGGACGGGTAAAAGAATACGACTGTGCGCGGAG
The nucleotide sequence above comes from Rhodothermales bacterium. Encoded proteins:
- a CDS encoding glycosyltransferase — its product is MAIITAPVISIVIPVLNGGDKFRHCLEAVSAADPPALEIVVVNDGGTEDLAFVQTEFGGRVVNLERTGGPAGARNRGVRETTGDVLLFIDADVIVKPDIIRQVSAVFEQEPDVSAVFGSYDDQPLETNFLSQYRNLLHHFVHQNGKPEASTFWGACGAIRREDFEAVGGFDEARYPLPSIEDVDLGYRLKRTGKRIRLCAELQVKHLKRWDAASVIRTDFFQRGLPWTELIFRERNLLNDLNTSTANRISVVMALLLLGTAVLSFLLPSLLYATAACAIILLWLNRSLYLYFKKKRGTLFAAMTVPWHWLLFLESGIAFATGLLLYRVLRTSKPAPLAQNGQ